One window of Phycisphaeraceae bacterium genomic DNA carries:
- a CDS encoding serine/threonine protein kinase, whose protein sequence is MTDNSGSIPLKPDAGDTNPLSGSRAGSSGDTARMGSKAGDPGATPHLVAKDPGPAPSVQSIESDLQEVAKGGTNVDTLVARMVVDAGLATSEEVEHCLAMVRQNQSEEQNQASLMHVLVNNRYATERQLARLKQQLEAERSGQKIAGYKFLGKLGAGAMATVHKAKQLSLDRVVAIKILPRKFSSNPQFIERFYAEGRAAAALNHPNIVQAYDVGKSGEFHYFVMEFVDGRTVFDDIVKHKRYPEGEAIDVIIQIAEALQHAHEKGLIHRDVKPKNIMITREGVAKLADMGLARAMNDKEMAEAEAGKAFGTPYYISPEQIRGEVNITAAADIYSLGATLYHMVAGTVPFDGKNPSAVMHKHLKSELVPPDHVNPKLSAGISEIIEMMMAKDPRTRYKSCKDLLIDLRAVRRKESPPLAHKDVLPQEDISALVEAEHAAEAFIPQDRMSARRTPNPYLVLGLIVSLVVSVGFNIILLMRG, encoded by the coding sequence GTGACCGACAATTCCGGTTCCATCCCTCTCAAGCCCGACGCGGGAGATACCAACCCGCTTAGCGGCAGCCGCGCCGGCTCGTCCGGCGACACCGCGCGTATGGGCTCCAAGGCAGGTGATCCCGGGGCGACCCCTCACTTGGTCGCGAAAGACCCAGGCCCGGCGCCGTCCGTGCAGTCGATCGAGAGCGACCTCCAGGAAGTTGCCAAGGGCGGCACAAATGTCGACACGCTCGTGGCGCGCATGGTCGTCGATGCGGGACTCGCGACTTCCGAAGAAGTCGAGCACTGTCTCGCGATGGTGCGCCAGAACCAGTCGGAAGAGCAGAACCAGGCGTCGCTCATGCACGTGCTGGTCAACAACCGCTACGCGACGGAGCGCCAGCTCGCGCGTCTCAAGCAGCAGCTCGAAGCCGAGCGGAGCGGACAGAAGATCGCCGGCTACAAGTTCCTCGGCAAGCTCGGCGCGGGCGCGATGGCGACTGTGCACAAGGCCAAGCAGCTCAGCCTCGATCGTGTCGTCGCGATCAAGATCCTGCCCCGCAAGTTCAGCAGCAACCCGCAGTTCATCGAGCGCTTTTACGCCGAGGGCCGCGCCGCGGCGGCGCTCAATCACCCGAACATCGTTCAGGCCTACGACGTCGGCAAGTCGGGCGAGTTCCACTACTTCGTCATGGAGTTTGTCGACGGGCGCACCGTGTTCGACGACATCGTCAAGCACAAGCGCTACCCCGAGGGCGAAGCGATCGATGTCATCATCCAGATCGCCGAGGCGCTCCAGCACGCGCACGAAAAAGGCCTGATCCACCGCGACGTCAAGCCCAAGAACATCATGATCACGCGCGAGGGCGTCGCGAAACTGGCCGACATGGGCCTCGCCCGCGCGATGAACGACAAAGAAATGGCCGAGGCCGAAGCGGGCAAAGCGTTCGGCACGCCGTACTACATCAGCCCCGAGCAGATCCGGGGCGAAGTGAACATCACCGCCGCGGCGGACATCTATTCGCTCGGCGCCACGCTCTATCACATGGTCGCGGGAACCGTGCCGTTCGACGGCAAGAACCCGTCGGCCGTGATGCACAAACATCTGAAGTCCGAGCTCGTTCCGCCCGACCACGTGAACCCCAAACTCAGCGCGGGCATCTCCGAGATCATCGAGATGATGATGGCCAAGGACCCGCGCACACGGTACAAGTCGTGCAAGGATCTGCTCATCGATCTGCGCGCGGTGCGACGCAAGGAGTCGCCTCCGCTGGCGCACAAGGATGTCCTGCCGCAGGAAGACATCTCGGCGCTCGTCGAAGCCGAGCACGCGGCCGAAGCGTTCATCCCCCAAGATCGCATGTCGGCGCGCCGGACGCCGAACCCGTATCTGGTGCTCGGGCTCATCGTCAGCCTCGTCGTGAGTGTGGGCTTCAACATCATTTTGCTCATGCGCGGATGA
- a CDS encoding 3D domain-containing protein, whose amino-acid sequence MKTRTDVRTLSPWRVQGWRIALRFGISAAAAVSLLGLTAYSAVLAKEARSAQPLAAIEVINADAPSGPLPSQQRAESPQKNQVSDDRATDRRAEAHPATKIFPAGTRFFDGRPVRAARTIEMVVTAYSPDGRSCGSFADGMTATLHHVSTNGTKLVAADPKLLPYGALLTIPGYDAGNVVPVLDCGGAIKGNRLDVLFPTHEEARKWGVRKIKVTVWDYADGLPRENPRKKR is encoded by the coding sequence GTGAAGACTCGAACGGATGTCCGGACGCTATCTCCTTGGCGCGTACAGGGTTGGCGAATTGCGCTGCGGTTTGGGATTTCGGCGGCTGCCGCGGTTTCGTTGCTTGGACTGACCGCGTATTCGGCGGTGCTGGCGAAGGAAGCTCGCTCGGCGCAGCCGCTCGCCGCGATCGAAGTGATCAACGCGGACGCACCTTCGGGCCCGCTCCCGTCCCAGCAGCGCGCGGAGTCGCCCCAAAAAAATCAAGTTTCCGACGATCGTGCGACGGATCGGCGCGCCGAGGCTCATCCGGCCACCAAGATTTTCCCTGCGGGCACGCGTTTTTTTGACGGCCGCCCGGTCCGCGCGGCCCGGACGATCGAGATGGTCGTGACGGCGTACAGCCCGGACGGGCGTTCGTGCGGTTCATTTGCCGATGGCATGACCGCCACGCTGCACCACGTTTCGACGAACGGCACCAAGCTCGTCGCGGCCGATCCGAAGCTGCTGCCGTACGGAGCGCTCCTCACGATCCCGGGATACGACGCCGGGAATGTGGTGCCGGTCCTCGATTGCGGCGGTGCGATCAAGGGCAACAGGCTCGACGTGCTGTTTCCCACCCACGAAGAGGCTCGCAAGTGGGGCGTGCGCAAGATCAAGGTGACGGTGTGGGACTACGCGGACGGGCTTCCTCGCGAGAATCCGCGAAAGAAGCGATAA
- a CDS encoding DUF58 domain-containing protein → MLITPAISPPRNLEELLPPGLAAKIDRLDIFSRRVFAGKLPGERRSKRRGRSVEFDDFRPYVAGDDLRHVDWNIYGRFERLIIKLFREEEDLALHLILDASASMGAGAEPPRAGEAEIPSKALYTHRLAMALAYVGLVKNNRVSVATFGGAAPRHGIRPVRGRTSLRRISEFLIESLKAGSATRAPDFNADIRAIAARLAGRGIVVLISDLLAPDGIAGGIASLGAAEYGALDAYCLQVLSPSEIDPTQGATLGLTGDLRLTDIESARGLEVTVSPAAIARYREKFARFVADCRGACRSRGVAHFLVPTDTPIDRLVIDSLRRGGMMR, encoded by the coding sequence GTGCTGATCACGCCCGCGATCTCGCCGCCCCGCAATCTCGAGGAATTGCTTCCTCCCGGTTTGGCCGCGAAGATCGACCGCTTGGACATCTTCAGCCGCCGGGTGTTTGCGGGGAAGTTGCCGGGCGAGCGTCGGAGCAAGCGACGGGGTCGGAGCGTTGAGTTCGATGATTTTCGCCCTTATGTCGCGGGCGATGACCTGCGGCACGTCGACTGGAACATCTACGGGCGATTCGAGCGGCTGATCATCAAGCTCTTTCGCGAAGAGGAAGATCTCGCGCTGCATCTGATTCTCGACGCGTCGGCCTCGATGGGCGCCGGTGCGGAGCCGCCACGAGCCGGTGAGGCAGAGATTCCGAGCAAGGCGCTCTACACGCACCGTTTGGCGATGGCGCTCGCCTATGTCGGACTGGTCAAGAACAACAGAGTGTCGGTCGCGACGTTTGGCGGCGCCGCACCCAGACACGGGATTCGGCCGGTTCGGGGGCGTACCAGTCTGCGTCGGATTTCGGAGTTCCTGATCGAATCGCTGAAAGCCGGATCGGCCACGCGGGCGCCGGACTTCAACGCGGACATCCGCGCTATCGCGGCGCGACTCGCGGGGCGGGGCATCGTCGTTCTGATTTCGGATTTGCTGGCCCCAGACGGAATCGCGGGCGGGATTGCCTCCCTCGGTGCCGCGGAATATGGCGCGCTCGATGCGTATTGCCTGCAGGTTTTATCACCATCTGAGATCGATCCGACGCAGGGCGCCACGCTCGGGCTGACTGGCGATCTTCGATTGACCGACATCGAATCGGCGCGCGGCCTCGAGGTGACAGTTTCTCCTGCGGCGATCGCACGCTATCGCGAGAAGTTTGCCCGGTTCGTGGCCGATTGTCGAGGGGCGTGTCGCTCGCGCGGCGTCGCGCACTTTCTCGTGCCGACAGATACACCGATCGATCGGTTGGTGATCGATTCGCTTCGGCGGGGCGGGATGATGCGCTGA
- a CDS encoding 1-acyl-sn-glycerol-3-phosphate acyltransferase, with product MAFTLIWFCILVAAVLGLLAWGSATLLQNDRRDPMAGLLVGLMRLYARVVQRVRVEGRQYIPNQIHAGPLIVVSNHTAGADIPILQSLCRFEIRWIMARSMQIESLQWFWEWANVIGVDLGARDTTAIREAMRHVVSGGVLGIFPEGGLERPARQIMPFQPGVGLLVKKTGARVLPILIEGTPQVEPAWASLWRFGRARVRAFPIIDYSKSGLSASEIVQDLQRRYEEWSGWPLNPRGPKPERTSKAGTCDGISTATVPVSEVRSARNAA from the coding sequence GTGGCCTTCACACTGATCTGGTTCTGCATTCTCGTCGCGGCGGTGCTCGGCCTTCTCGCCTGGGGAAGCGCCACGCTGCTGCAAAATGACCGCCGCGATCCGATGGCAGGTCTGCTCGTTGGCCTTATGCGCCTGTACGCTCGAGTCGTTCAGCGGGTGCGGGTGGAGGGGCGTCAATACATTCCGAACCAGATCCACGCGGGTCCGCTCATCGTGGTTTCCAATCACACCGCGGGCGCGGATATTCCGATTCTTCAGAGCCTTTGCCGCTTCGAGATCCGCTGGATCATGGCGCGCTCGATGCAAATCGAGAGTCTGCAGTGGTTCTGGGAGTGGGCGAATGTGATCGGCGTCGATCTCGGTGCGCGCGACACGACTGCGATCCGCGAAGCGATGCGCCACGTCGTTTCCGGTGGCGTTCTGGGCATCTTCCCCGAGGGCGGGCTCGAGCGGCCGGCGCGCCAGATCATGCCATTCCAGCCGGGTGTCGGCCTGCTCGTCAAGAAAACCGGCGCGCGCGTGTTGCCGATCCTGATCGAAGGAACACCACAGGTCGAACCGGCGTGGGCGAGCCTGTGGCGCTTCGGGCGGGCGCGAGTCCGTGCGTTCCCGATCATCGACTATTCAAAATCTGGGCTGAGCGCGAGCGAGATTGTTCAGGACCTGCAGCGCCGCTATGAAGAGTGGTCGGGCTGGCCTTTGAATCCGCGCGGACCCAAACCGGAACGAACCTCAAAGGCCGGCACATGCGATGGCATCAGCACGGCCACGGTCCCGGTATCCGAAGTCCGCTCCGCCCGAAACGCGGCATGA
- the infC gene encoding translation initiation factor IF-3 translates to MIRFSPIRVIGPEEEQLGVLETPDALKRAQELGLDLVEISPDARPPVCKIMDYGKYKYELSQKARKTRAASKSTEMKEVRLGRSVKIGEHDIQIRIEQSRRFLIDGHKVMVTQKFKGREIAHRDLGLQNLRQVADALADVCKIEQTPRWMGKQASIIVAPDRVKIDALKRKLEKEKAAAIARGEKVKEEKSMEELEAQVAAQNAQDDHDED, encoded by the coding sequence ATGATCCGCTTCTCGCCCATCCGCGTGATCGGGCCGGAAGAAGAGCAGTTGGGAGTACTCGAAACTCCTGATGCGCTCAAACGAGCGCAGGAACTCGGGCTCGACCTCGTCGAGATCTCGCCCGATGCACGCCCGCCGGTGTGCAAAATCATGGACTATGGCAAGTACAAGTACGAGCTTTCGCAGAAAGCTCGGAAGACGCGGGCCGCATCCAAGTCCACCGAAATGAAGGAAGTGCGCCTCGGCCGCTCGGTCAAGATCGGCGAGCACGATATTCAGATCCGCATCGAGCAAAGCCGGCGTTTCCTGATCGACGGCCACAAGGTGATGGTGACGCAGAAGTTCAAGGGTCGCGAGATCGCTCACCGCGACCTCGGCCTTCAGAATCTGCGCCAGGTTGCCGATGCGCTCGCCGACGTGTGCAAGATCGAACAGACGCCGCGCTGGATGGGCAAGCAGGCGAGCATCATCGTCGCGCCCGATCGCGTAAAGATCGATGCGCTCAAGCGCAAGCTCGAGAAGGAAAAGGCCGCGGCGATCGCACGCGGTGAAAAAGTCAAAGAAGAAAAGAGCATGGAAGAACTCGAAGCCCAGGTCGCGGCACAGAACGCGCAGGACGATCACGACGAAGATTGA
- a CDS encoding 5-formyltetrahydrofolate cyclo-ligase, protein MTGELVAEKQAARAELRALWRALPAHELASVSDGVVRQLQSLPEWKAATRILLYSPMPVEIDISTLATEALHATKTVCVPRTDWSAGLLHPVVVTDWSDADRGKRDPSRPLVPVPVESAERLDPRSLDLVIVPGLGFDTRGNRLGRGAGFYDRFLLENSLGARACGLIPERMLRQKIPAGAMDAPVSMIVTESRVIRI, encoded by the coding sequence ATGACCGGCGAACTCGTCGCGGAAAAGCAGGCGGCACGCGCCGAACTCCGCGCCCTGTGGCGAGCCTTGCCCGCACATGAACTCGCATCGGTTTCCGATGGCGTCGTACGCCAACTCCAAAGCCTCCCAGAATGGAAAGCAGCGACGCGAATCCTGCTTTATTCCCCGATGCCGGTAGAGATCGATATTTCCACGCTTGCAACCGAGGCGCTCCACGCCACCAAAACAGTCTGCGTGCCTCGAACCGATTGGAGCGCCGGTCTGCTACACCCGGTCGTGGTCACAGACTGGAGCGATGCCGACCGCGGCAAGCGGGACCCTTCGCGCCCTTTGGTGCCGGTGCCGGTGGAGAGTGCCGAGAGGCTCGACCCGCGTTCGCTCGATCTGGTCATCGTCCCCGGCCTGGGATTTGACACCCGGGGGAATCGCCTCGGGAGGGGAGCGGGTTTCTATGATCGATTCCTGCTGGAGAATTCACTGGGTGCAAGGGCCTGCGGCCTGATCCCCGAACGCATGCTCCGGCAGAAGATTCCCGCCGGCGCGATGGATGCGCCGGTTTCGATGATCGTGACCGAATCACGCGTAATCCGGATTTGA
- a CDS encoding replication-associated recombination protein A has product MDRGDLWAGQREQSRRAVEPLAVRMRPRTLEEFAGQQHILGPGKLLRRMLEADVITSLILHGPPGTGKTTLAELIAQFTKRHFERENASSVGVKRIREILDEAAIRLERSGRRTVLFLDEIHRFTKPQQDVLLADVERGILTLVGATTENPLFAVNSALVSRSTLFRLEPLTEDDIVGVLRRAIADPERGYGKLELRVDDEALRVWATKCDGDARRALTALEVAVVSEGAKVSRFQGVEGQVSVPLSPRHLDTSTPLRIDRAAAEDSIQQKAAVYDGTGDEHYNTISAFIKSVRGSDPDAAIYWLARMLDAGEDPRFIARRLAILASEDIGNADPRGIMVAQSAWELLERIGMPEGRIILAQATTYLALAPKSNASYVAIDEALADVKEGRTIAVPVHLRDGNAAPPAPGAGPANGTGYRYSHADSGAINDQDYLGVEKIYYRPTDRGLEKALGDRLEELRRLRREGRLPRREGES; this is encoded by the coding sequence ATGGATCGCGGCGATTTATGGGCAGGACAGCGCGAGCAGAGCCGCCGGGCAGTTGAGCCCCTTGCGGTGCGGATGCGCCCTCGCACGCTCGAAGAATTCGCCGGGCAGCAGCACATCCTGGGACCGGGCAAGCTTCTCCGGCGCATGCTCGAGGCCGACGTCATTACGTCGCTCATCCTCCACGGTCCTCCCGGAACGGGCAAAACCACGCTCGCGGAACTGATCGCGCAGTTCACCAAGCGCCACTTCGAGCGCGAGAACGCCTCGAGCGTCGGCGTGAAACGAATCCGCGAGATTCTCGACGAAGCGGCGATCCGCCTCGAACGCAGCGGCCGGCGCACCGTCCTGTTTCTCGATGAGATCCACCGCTTTACCAAGCCGCAGCAGGATGTGCTCCTCGCCGATGTCGAGCGCGGCATTCTCACGCTCGTCGGCGCGACCACCGAGAACCCGCTCTTTGCCGTGAACAGCGCGCTCGTCAGCCGCAGCACGCTCTTCAGGCTCGAGCCGCTCACCGAGGACGACATCGTGGGCGTGCTCCGGCGCGCGATCGCCGACCCGGAGCGCGGCTACGGCAAACTCGAACTCCGCGTGGACGATGAGGCGCTGCGAGTCTGGGCGACCAAGTGCGACGGCGATGCGAGGCGGGCTTTGACCGCGCTGGAAGTGGCGGTTGTTTCAGAAGGTGCCAAGGTGTCAAGGTTTCAAGGTGTCGAGGGGCAGGTTTCCGTTCCCTTGTCACCCCGACACCTTGACACCTCGACACCTCTCCGAATCGACCGTGCCGCCGCCGAGGACAGCATCCAGCAAAAGGCCGCGGTCTACGACGGCACGGGCGACGAGCACTACAACACCATCAGCGCGTTCATCAAGAGCGTGCGGGGAAGCGATCCGGACGCCGCGATCTACTGGCTTGCGCGGATGCTCGATGCCGGAGAAGACCCGCGATTCATCGCACGCCGCCTTGCGATCCTCGCGAGCGAAGACATCGGCAACGCCGATCCGCGCGGCATCATGGTGGCGCAGAGCGCGTGGGAACTGCTCGAACGCATCGGCATGCCCGAAGGGCGCATCATCCTCGCGCAGGCGACGACCTATCTCGCGCTCGCGCCCAAGAGCAACGCGAGTTATGTCGCGATCGATGAAGCGCTCGCAGATGTGAAGGAAGGTCGCACGATCGCAGTGCCGGTGCACCTGCGCGATGGGAATGCCGCGCCGCCGGCGCCCGGCGCCGGCCCCGCAAACGGGACCGGCTATCGCTACAGCCACGCCGATTCGGGCGCGATCAACGATCAGGATTACCTGGGCGTCGAGAAGATTTACTACCGCCCCACCGATCGCGGGCTGGAGAAGGCGCTCGGAGACCGACTCGAAGAGCTCCGGCGCCTTCGGCGCGAAGGCCGCCTCCCCCGGCGCGAGGGAGAGTCATGA
- a CDS encoding zinc metalloprotease HtpX, translated as MVRFANNFKTAVLLGGLMGLFLFVGSFYGQQGLTIALIFGLITNFGAWFFSDKIAIASMQGREVTRENGGELYPMVEDLSRRAGLPMPRVYICPHDAPNAFATGRSPSKAAVAVTQGALQLLNRDELAGVIGHELAHIKNRDTLTSTIAATISGVLAFVAQWGFLLGGRGREGTNPLLAFLAIILAAVGAALIKAMISRSREFVADHDGALIAGSPRGLIAALQKLDAYSQRIPMRNPNPAQNSMFIVEPLVGNSLLNLFASHPPTEARVAALSRM; from the coding sequence TTGGTTCGATTCGCCAACAACTTCAAGACTGCGGTTCTTCTCGGCGGGTTGATGGGGCTCTTTCTGTTTGTGGGTAGTTTCTACGGGCAGCAGGGACTCACGATCGCGCTGATCTTCGGCCTGATCACGAATTTCGGCGCATGGTTCTTTTCGGACAAGATCGCGATCGCTTCGATGCAGGGGAGGGAAGTCACGCGCGAGAATGGAGGCGAGCTCTATCCCATGGTGGAAGATCTCAGCCGTCGAGCCGGGCTGCCGATGCCCCGCGTGTACATCTGCCCGCACGACGCGCCCAACGCATTCGCGACCGGGCGAAGCCCGAGCAAAGCCGCCGTCGCGGTCACCCAGGGCGCGCTGCAGCTGCTCAATCGCGATGAACTGGCGGGCGTGATCGGACACGAACTGGCGCACATCAAGAACCGCGATACGCTCACAAGCACCATTGCGGCAACGATTTCTGGTGTTCTCGCGTTTGTGGCGCAGTGGGGTTTTCTGCTCGGCGGACGAGGCCGGGAAGGAACCAACCCGCTGCTTGCGTTCCTTGCCATCATTCTCGCCGCCGTCGGCGCTGCGCTCATCAAGGCGATGATCAGCCGGAGCCGCGAGTTCGTCGCCGACCACGATGGCGCGCTGATCGCCGGCTCGCCGCGCGGTCTGATCGCGGCACTCCAAAAGCTCGATGCGTACAGCCAGCGGATCCCGATGCGGAATCCCAACCCGGCGCAGAACAGCATGTTCATCGTCGAGCCGCTCGTCGGCAATTCGCTCCTCAATCTCTTTGCAAGCCATCCTCCGACCGAAGCGCGAGTTGCCGCCTTGTCCCGGATGTAA
- a CDS encoding dihydroorotate dehydrogenase: MSKPIAISIAIAGMELRSPLVLAAGTCGYVDELAEVTDLSPTGGIGAIVTKSITREPREGNATWRIIEHRAGMMNAIGLANVGLERFKSEIVPRIEEFAGVSAGGRHSLPPTPSLREGASEKPIIIGSISGFSVDDYVAVAAAMDEVAAIPAVEVNVSCPNVKHGCEFGAEPGLLRELISAIRPVLKKTRLFVKISPAVMGYATKRESGVVAICRGAIESGAGPAGPNQRPGADAMVIANTVPAMTIDVRTREPRLSNVTGGLSGPAIHPIAVKLVHDAYRGICKQTQTPIVGLGGVMNWEDAAEFVLAGASAIGIGTALFVDPRAPKKIAQGLSRWVSDQGATNISELVGAVKLPAR, encoded by the coding sequence ATGAGCAAACCAATCGCAATTTCAATCGCGATCGCAGGGATGGAATTGCGATCGCCCCTCGTCCTCGCCGCCGGCACCTGCGGCTATGTCGATGAACTTGCGGAAGTAACGGACCTCTCCCCGACGGGCGGTATTGGCGCGATCGTGACGAAGTCGATCACGCGCGAGCCGCGCGAAGGGAACGCGACATGGCGGATCATCGAGCACCGCGCGGGCATGATGAACGCGATCGGACTGGCGAATGTGGGGCTTGAGCGGTTCAAGAGCGAGATCGTGCCGAGGATTGAAGAGTTTGCGGGAGTTTCAGCTGGCGGAAGACACTCCCTTCCCCCAACCCCCTCCCTCAGGGAGGGGGCTTCGGAAAAGCCGATCATCATCGGGTCGATTTCGGGGTTCAGCGTGGATGACTACGTCGCGGTCGCGGCGGCGATGGATGAAGTTGCCGCGATTCCGGCGGTCGAAGTGAACGTCAGTTGCCCGAACGTCAAGCACGGGTGCGAATTCGGTGCGGAGCCCGGGCTGCTGCGCGAGTTGATCTCCGCGATTCGTCCGGTGCTGAAGAAGACGCGGCTGTTCGTCAAGATTTCTCCGGCTGTGATGGGATATGCGACGAAAAGAGAGTCCGGCGTCGTCGCGATCTGCCGCGGAGCGATCGAGAGCGGCGCGGGACCTGCGGGCCCGAATCAGCGGCCGGGCGCCGACGCGATGGTGATTGCGAACACGGTTCCGGCGATGACAATCGACGTGCGCACGCGCGAGCCGCGGCTGTCGAACGTCACGGGAGGCTTGAGCGGGCCCGCGATTCACCCGATCGCGGTGAAGCTGGTGCACGATGCGTACCGCGGCATCTGCAAACAGACTCAGACTCCGATCGTGGGGCTTGGCGGCGTGATGAATTGGGAGGATGCCGCGGAATTTGTGCTGGCCGGCGCGAGCGCGATCGGCATCGGCACGGCTCTATTTGTGGACCCACGCGCGCCCAAGAAGATCGCGCAGGGATTGAGCAGGTGGGTCTCGGATCAGGGAGCAACGAATATTTCCGAGTTGGTCGGCGCGGTGAAATTACCGGCGCGCTAG
- a CDS encoding Fe(2+)-trafficking protein, whose protein sequence is MDIAQRIAQFENMVQADPTNDMAHYSLGNAYAQAGRHRDAAESYVRCFRINKDMSKAYQLAGAEFIACNDKPLATEVLKEGYTVAAQRGDFMPKKAIGDLLKQLGETPPEVAGAKAEAAMPEGTFVCKRTGRPGSKLPRPPFKGPVGNWIFENISAETWREWIGQGTKVINELRLDLSRDDHAETYDQHMREYLGIDEALLRELAAKA, encoded by the coding sequence ATGGACATCGCCCAGCGCATCGCCCAGTTCGAGAACATGGTCCAGGCCGATCCGACCAACGACATGGCGCACTACTCCCTCGGCAACGCCTACGCCCAGGCAGGTCGTCACCGCGACGCCGCCGAGAGCTACGTCCGCTGTTTCCGAATCAACAAGGACATGTCAAAGGCCTATCAGCTCGCCGGCGCCGAGTTCATCGCCTGCAATGACAAGCCGCTCGCGACCGAAGTCCTGAAAGAGGGCTACACCGTCGCGGCGCAGCGCGGCGACTTCATGCCGAAGAAAGCTATCGGCGACTTGCTCAAGCAGCTCGGCGAAACGCCGCCGGAAGTCGCGGGCGCGAAGGCCGAAGCCGCGATGCCCGAAGGCACGTTCGTGTGTAAGAGAACCGGTCGCCCGGGCAGCAAACTCCCGCGCCCGCCGTTCAAGGGGCCGGTCGGGAACTGGATCTTCGAGAACATCTCGGCCGAAACCTGGCGCGAGTGGATCGGTCAGGGAACCAAAGTCATCAACGAACTCCGGCTGGATCTCTCACGCGACGATCACGCCGAGACGTACGACCAGCACATGCGCGAGTATCTCGGGATCGACGAGGCGCTGCTGCGTGAGTTGGCGGCAAAGGCGTAA
- a CDS encoding L,D-transpeptidase family protein — protein sequence MALPSQTERQTEIGRSYVYSRRTQTAANGTRLVLIIAATLVLAAGVVWGMLTVVTRRSSTGTLPSGDGKSDVARSVTPSKPASSPSLAALTPSNDPAHSPKDLTPAGVSNQTPLRTDAPIVPPGASSTTPGASTSPVVIPSSTPTLDPSGRPTPVDVTRPDLSPDPAPTKSTVTAPEQNTSLAPTGSTSEVAEQIQAAEQRAAAGDLVQARALFNKALHNPNAVREDQERIRQKMTAINADLLFSSKVFPGDPMTETYIVKGGDNLIKITRNREVATDWRLIERINGIKGNTLRIGQKLKLVRGPFHAIVHKGDYRLDLFQGSPDVPDSWTYIRSFKVGLGTGNSTPIGNFVVKPRSKLVNPYWVNPQTGQKFSADDPKNPIGEYWMGIEGVGDSKTITGYGLHGTIEPDSIGQQKSMGCVRLGDDDIKLLYEMLVEQISDVKIVP from the coding sequence ATGGCTCTTCCGTCTCAAACCGAGCGTCAAACCGAAATCGGTCGTTCATATGTGTACAGCCGCCGCACCCAGACCGCGGCCAATGGCACCCGGCTCGTTCTGATCATCGCCGCAACCCTTGTGCTCGCCGCGGGCGTTGTTTGGGGGATGCTGACCGTCGTCACCCGCCGCTCTTCGACCGGCACACTCCCGTCCGGTGACGGCAAGTCCGACGTCGCACGCTCCGTAACCCCGTCCAAACCCGCATCCTCCCCGTCGCTCGCGGCCCTGACGCCTTCGAACGATCCGGCCCACTCTCCGAAAGACCTCACTCCGGCGGGCGTCTCGAATCAGACGCCACTGCGGACCGATGCGCCGATCGTTCCACCGGGCGCGTCTTCGACCACTCCCGGCGCTTCGACATCGCCTGTCGTCATTCCGTCTTCCACGCCGACGCTCGATCCGTCGGGGCGACCGACGCCAGTGGACGTCACCCGGCCCGATCTCTCTCCCGATCCGGCACCGACGAAGTCAACCGTGACCGCTCCGGAACAGAACACGTCGCTCGCACCGACCGGCAGCACCAGCGAAGTTGCGGAGCAGATACAGGCGGCCGAACAGCGTGCCGCGGCGGGCGACTTGGTCCAGGCGCGCGCTCTTTTCAACAAGGCGCTGCACAATCCCAACGCCGTGCGCGAAGACCAGGAGCGCATCCGCCAGAAGATGACGGCCATCAACGCCGATCTGCTCTTTTCCTCCAAGGTTTTTCCGGGCGACCCGATGACCGAGACCTATATCGTGAAGGGCGGCGACAACCTGATCAAGATCACGCGGAACCGTGAGGTGGCGACCGACTGGCGCCTCATCGAACGCATCAACGGGATCAAGGGCAACACGCTCCGCATCGGCCAGAAACTCAAACTCGTGCGCGGGCCCTTCCATGCGATCGTCCACAAGGGGGACTACAGGCTCGATCTCTTCCAAGGCTCACCCGATGTTCCCGACTCGTGGACGTACATCCGCTCGTTCAAGGTCGGGCTTGGTACAGGCAACAGCACACCGATCGGCAACTTTGTGGTAAAGCCGCGCAGCAAGCTGGTGAACCCGTACTGGGTAAACCCGCAGACCGGGCAAAAGTTCAGCGCCGACGATCCCAAGAACCCGATCGGCGAATACTGGATGGGGATTGAGGGCGTCGGCGACAGCAAGACGATCACCGGTTACGGCCTCCACGGCACGATCGAGCCGGACTCGATCGGGCAGCAGAAGTCGATGGGTTGCGTGCGACTGGGCGACGATGACATCAAGCTGCTCTACGAGATGCTGGTCGAACAGATCAGCGATGTGAAGATCGTGCCGTAG